The genomic region GGACCTCGACATCGACCCGCTGCGGCAAGGGATCGCCGACAAACTGCCCGTCGTCAAGGAAATCTGCCAGGAACTGGGCCTCGCCGCCGAGCAGGTGGCGTACCTGGGGGACGACCTGCCCGACGTGCTGCCGATCCGGTTCGCGGGGCTGGGGATCGCCGTCGCCGACGCCGCGGCCGAAGCGATCGCCGCGGCCGACTATGTGACGAGCGTCCCGGGGGGCCGCGGGGCCCTGCGCGAGACGGTCGAACTGATCCTGCGAAACACCGATCGCTGGGAGACGACGATCGCGCGGTTCACCGACTCCGCGTAACGGCTTTGCTGCGGCATAAAACAACGCGAGTTTCGGAGAAACTCGCCCATGCAAAATAACCGCTCCATGGAAGGAGACTTGTCATGAACGCTCTGGCCTATCTGGGAACGCTCGGGTTTGCGCTGATCAATGCGCCGGTGGTGAGCCAGTCGGAATCGGCTGAGCCGGTCCTGTTGACCGCGACATGCGGCGTGCCGTTCTTTCAAGAGGGACAGTCGATCGTCGTCGGCGTCGATCAGCCCCAGTGGCTTGATCTTGATGTCACGGACTCCCAATCCCGCGCGGCCACGTTCGTCGAGACGATGATCGAGCGGGGATTTCCTGAGACTGATTGCGTCGCTGAATCGCTGCGCGAGCCGGTCTGCTTCGACTACCTCCTTGGCGCCGAGGACGGAGTGCGGCTGATGCGTTAGAGCGCCTCCCGCCGCCGTCCTCCTCGCTTCTCCCTTCGGCCCCCCTCGCCATGCTTCCTCGTCTGGTCCACGCCGCGATCGCGTTTGTCGTCACCGCGGCGATGTACTGGGGGTACGTTGCGACGGTCGTTCCGGTGGTCGAGCCGCCGGCGACGATTCGCGAGGTCCAGACCCCCGACGCCGGGCAAGTGACGCGCGGGCAGGAATCGGTGGCCGAGTATCAACGGCTGCTGGCCGCGTACTTCAAGCCAGGGCATTGGACGAGTCGCACGCCCCCCAAGGTGTTCGAAAATCGGCAAGCGATGCTGGTGATCTCCGACTTCGAGGAGACCGACCGCGGGCAGATCATCGCTCGCAACTGCGCGATGCTGATGTTCCCCTCGCCGCGCGATCGGGGCGGGGCCCCGCCGCGCGACGCGATCATCATCGAGCCTCTGGAGGGGGCGGTGCTCGAGGGGCGATCGAGCCCCGGCAGTCCCGCGGCGTTCAGCAAGCTCGACCGGGCGTGGCTTCGCGGCGAGGTGAGGATCACCAGCGACATGCGCGAACCGGGCCCCGCCGACGATCTCGAGCTCACGACCCGCGAGATCTACATTCGCGAGGACCTGATCCGCACCGATCAGCGGGTCGAAATGCGGCTAGGTCCCCACTTCGGCGGCGGGCGGGGGCTCGAAATCAAGTTGCTGGCCACCGAGAACATTTCCGGCGAGGCCAAGACCGACGCGATCGCGGGGCGGTTCGAGTCGCTGGAAATCAGCGACGAGGTGATGATCGAGATCGTCCCCGGCGAGCTGTCGCTGCCCGGGGACGAGAAATCTCCGAAGTCGGCCGGCGCCCCCGAGCCCCCGATCACGATCAAGAGTCAGGGGCCCTTTCGCATCGATTTCGGCAACTACGTCGCGTCGTTTCTCGAAAAGGTTCACGTGCGGCAGGTCCATTCTGACGGCGTGCTCGACGCGATCGACGCCGACGAAGTGAACTTGTACTTCGCCCGGGCGAAGGCGAACAAGAAAACCGCCGCCCGCGCGTCGAGCAGCCCGCTGGGCGCCGGGTTCGAACTGGCGACGATCGAGGCGAAGGGTTCCAAGGTCGTCGTCAACGCCCCCGGGCGCAACGCCGCGGCGGAGTGCAAGCGGATGCGGATCGAACTGCGGCAGCGCCGAGTCACGGTCGAGGGAGACGACGAGGCGGTGACGCTCGCCTACCGCGGGGCCGAGATCCACGCCCCCCTGGTTCAGTACGTCCACCCGGCGGAAGGGTCCGAGCAAGCGATCGGGCAGCTTGTCGCTTCGGGGGGCGGGTTCCTCAAGGCGATTCTCGACAAACGCCGCCCGCTCGAACCGCTCGAAGTCCGCTGGACCGAGTCGCTGCGAATCGATCGCGTCGAAGGGGCCCCCGTGCTGAAGATTCGCGGCCGGCCGCGGCTCACTTTCGGCAACACGGGAAGGATGTGGGCCGACGCGCTCGAACTGACGCTGCGCGAACGACCGGCCGATCCCGCGGCCGCGGCGACCAGCCCGCTGCCGTGGGCCGTCGCGCCGGAGCGACTTCGCGCCGCGGGGAACGTGGCGATCGATTCGCCCGAGCTTGAGGCCCGCGTCGATCAACTGCACATGCAGGTGAACTACCCGTCCGGTTCGCCGCAGGAACTGGGGCTTCACGGCGCCGACGGCTCGGGGCGCGGGACCGCGGGCGGGCAGGCCAATCCGCTGGCGCAGCTAGGCGGCGCGGGGAACCGAACTTATCGGGCGGAGGGCCGGTCGCTCGAACTGACGGCGAACGTCCGCGCCGGGAAGACCGAGTTGGCCGGCGTTGCGCTCGAGGGGAACGTGCGATTCGAGGAGGCTCCTGACCCGACCGCCAAAGAGGCCCCGTTGCGGATCGAGGCGCAGCGGGTCGTCGTCGTCGAGGCCGACACGCCCCACGCCAAGATCGACATCGTCGGCCGGCCGGCGGCCGCGGGCGTCGAGTCGCAGTTGGCGCAAGTCACCGCCCGGGGGGCGACGTTGCGGGCGCCGCAGATCAGCATGATACGCGGCCGCAGCAAGTTGCAGATCGAGTCGCCCGGCGAGGTGCTGCTGGCGACCGATCGCGACTTGACCGGCCAGCCGCTTGCCCGCCCCGAACCGATGTCGATCACCTGGCAGCAGTGGATGCGGCTCGATCGCAATCGGCTTACGTTTCGGGGCGGGGTCGTCTGCCGCAACGCGTCGGGATGGCTTAGCACGCGGCAGTTGGGGGTGAATCTCTCGCAAGAAGTTTCGTTCGACGGCGCCGCCGGGGCCGCCAAAGCCGAGGTCGTGCAGCTCGACTGCAGCGACGGGGTCGTCGCCGAGTTCGACCAGCGCGACGAAGCGGGGATCACTTCGCATCAGCACGTCGAGTTGGCGTCGATCCTCGCCAATCAACAGACGGGCGCCATCCGCGGCGAGGGGCCCGGCTGGATCGAGTCGGTCCATCTGGCCACCGGCAAAGGGATACTCGCGCTGGCCGCCCCGGGCGTGGCGCCCCCGTCAGCGGGGCCGTCGCCCAATGAACCGGGGCAGCGGCTGCGCCACCTGCGAGTCGACTTCGCCCGCGGGGTCGAAGGAAGTTTGCGCGACCGCTCGATCACGCTCGTGGGCGACGTCCGGGCGACGTACGGGCCGGTCGACTCATGGGAGCAGCGATTGCAGCGGGCCGTCGGCGCCGGGCCGGGGCCCAACGTCGTGTGGCTGGCCAGCGATCGGCTGACCGTCGCCGAGAGCCCGCTCGCCCGAGTCAATCGTCCGCCGGGGGCGACGGGGCTGGCCGAGTTGGAACTGACCGCCGTCGGCCGCGTGAAGATCGACGGCGAGGCGCCGGGTCGCGGCCTGTTTGCCGCGACCGCCGGCCGGGCCAGCTACGACTCGTACAAAGGAATGTTCCTGCTGGAAGGCGACGGGGCGGTCCCCGCGACGATACACCAGCAGGACTTCATCGGCGCCCCCCCCAACGAAACGGTCGCTCAGAAACTGACCTACAATCTCCGCACGGGACAGGTGGGGGGACAGTTCAACAAGATCGAGTGGAACCAATTCGACGTCAGCCGCCCCCCCGCGACGACGCAGCAGCGGTGAGGCGGCTTCGACTTATCTCGATAGCCCGCGTCTTGCCACGTCCGGTTCACGGCCGCCGCGCCAGCAGCGTGGCGGCCGTGACGAGCGCCGCGGCAGCGGTTTCGATGCGGAGGATCCGCTCGCCTAAGTCGACGATCTGCCATCCGGCGGTCCGGGCGTCGGCGATTTCCTCGTCGGCGAAGCCTCCTTCCGGTCCGACGGCGAGCCAGGCCCTGGCGTGCGTCGGCCGGGCGGCCTCGGCGAGCGGAGCGCCGCCGGGGTGGGCGATCCACCGCACCGCGTCCGGCGTCGCGTCGACGCCGTCATCGCCGGGGCCCGCGGCGAGCCACTCCCGCCAGCTGCGCACAGGGGCGAGCTCCATCAATCGGTTCCGCCCGCACTGCTTGCTCGCCTCGATCACGTAGCGGTCAAGCTTCTCGCCCCCTTTGCTCGGGGCCTCGCTGCGGGCGGTCGCCAAGGGGACGAGCCGCGCGACTCCCAGTTCGACGGCCTTCTCGACGAGCCACCGCGTGCGGTCCCCCTTGGGAAGCGGCGCCGCCAGGACCAGTTCGCCGACAAGCTCGCGTTCAATCGCCAGCCGCGGGCCGACGCGCACTTCGACCTCGCGGCGTGAGACGCCGACGACCTCGCCGCGGAATTCCCCCCCGCGCCCGTCGAACAGCGTAAGTTCGTCCCCCGCACGGACCCGCAGCACGTGCAGCAGGTGATGCGCCTCGGCGTCGCCGATCCTCGCGATTCCATCGGGGGCGATCGGCTCGGCAGAGTAGACGCGACGTGACATGCGGCGAGCTCAACGCGCGGGAACGTCTTGAAATCGGCGACGCCGAAGAGAGTCGCGGTTAGCATAGGACCCGCTCGGCCGGGAGCCAAGCCGTTGCCGGCTGCCCCCGACCAGGGTGTTCAGGTCGCGCTCACCACGCGGTCGCGTCCCACAGCAGGGTGCGGCCGTCGCGTCCGGCCGAGAGGATGGTGCGCCCGTCGGGGGCGAACTCGACGGCGGTCACCTCGTCGTCGTGGGCGCCGAGGGTGAGGATCTCTTTGCCGGTCTCGGCGTCCCACAGTTTCACCGTGCTGTCCTCGCTGCCAGTGACGGCGCGGCGGCCGTCGGGCGAGAGGGCAACCGCGGTCACGGCGCCGGTATGGCCGGCGAGCTTGGCGACCCTCTGGCCGTCGGCTGCGTTCCAGACGATCGCCGCGTTGTCGTCGCCGCCGGTGGCGATGCGTCGGCCCGCTGCGTCGAACGCGCCGCACCGAACGGTCCAGGCGTGGCCGCGCAGGATCATGAGCTCGGCCCCGTCGACGGCGTTCCACACGCGGGCGGTCTTGTCGCTTCCGCAGGTCAGGATGCTGGCCCCGTCGGGAGCGTAGCAGGCGGCGCGGATCCGCCCCTTGTGCCCGCGGATCACCAGCGGCAGCGGCTCGCCCGTCGCGGCGTTCCACTGCCGGGCCGTGCCGTCGTCGCTGGCGGTGAGGACCCAGGCGCCGTCGGGCGAGAACGCCGCCGCGTTCACGTAACCTTCGTGGGCGCCTTCGAGCTTGGCGACGACGCGTCCCGTGGCCGCGTCCCAAATTTTGGCCGTGCGATCCCAACTGCCGGTGACGACGCGGCTGCCGTCGGGCGAGAGGTCGGCCGAGGCGACGACTCCGTGGGAGCTGAACCGCGTGCGGAGCGTGCGATCGGCCAAGTCGTACAACCGGGCGTCGTTGCCGCCGATGGCGAGTACGCCGCGACCGTCGGGCGCAAACCGCGCCGCCCACACAACCCCGCCGCGCCGCCCGGCGCTGAGCCATGCCTGGCGCGACCCCCCGGCGTCGTCGGCGGAGAGTTCCGACCCGGTCGTCAGGTTCCACAATCGTACGGTCCCCTCGGCGGCGCAGACGGCCAGAGCCAGATCGCCGTCGGGCGAGAGATCGACGGCCGTGATTGCCGCTTCGCTGCGGGGCGGGGCGACGGTGCGCAGCAGCTTGCCATCGGCGAGCGACCAGAGTCGCAGTGCGCCGTCGTCGCAGCCGGTCAAGGCGACGGCGCCATCGGCGCTGACGACCATATCGCTCACCCACCCCGGATGCTTGAGGGCCAGCTCGCGCAGTTCCTGACGGGTCGCCACGTTCCACACGCCGCACGTATTGTCGCCGCTGGCGGTCGCCAGCCGCCGGCCGGCGTCGTAAAACGCCATGGCCGTGATTGTGCGGCTATGCCCGCGGAGCCAACCGGCGGATTGCCACCGACCGGTCGCGGGGTCGAGACGCCACAACTGCGCGTGGCCCCGTTCGTCGCCGGCGGCTAGCGTCAGGCCGTCGGGGCTGAACGCGACGGCGGTCACCTCGGCGTCGTGGCCGGGGAGTTCGGCAAGTCGCTTGCCGGTGCGGGCGTCCCACACCAATGCGGACCCGGCGGGGCTGCCGGTGGCGACGAGTGCGCCGTCGTCGGTCGCCGCCAAGGCGGCGGTGCGCCCGGCGCCTTTCAGGGCGCTTGTTTCGGCGCCGGTGCCCACGTCCCACAGGCGCACGGTGCCGTCGCCGGCGCCGGTGGCCAGTTGCGCTCCTCCCGCGAAGAAGGTCGCCGACGAGGCGAGGAAGTCGTGTCCCTCGGCGAACTGTCGCACGCGGGCCAGCGATTTCGCGTCCCACAACTCGGCCTTGCGATCGCGCCCCGCGGTGACGATCTGCCGACCGTCGGTCGAGAACCGAGCGGCGAGCACCGCGTCGCGCTGGGCCGGGTCGGCCGCGGCGACGAGCCGGGCCTCGGCGTAGGTCGCGGGGTTCCAGAGCATGACCTCGTGCCCGCGGCCTCCCGACAACAACAGCCCGCCGTCGGGCGCGAAGGCGAGCGCCCGCACGTGGCTCGAGTGGCCGCGAAGCCGCTTGAGCTCCGTGCCGCCGGCGAGGTCCCACAGCACGATCGTATTGTCTTGTCCCCCGGAGGCGAGTTGCGTTCCGTCGGGCGCGAACGCCAACGCACGGACCGGGCCGCGATGGCCAGTCAGTTCGACGAACGGCGCGGCGGGGTCGGGCAAGCGGTCGATCCGCCGCGCAACGTCGACGGCTTCGACTTCGTCGGGCGACCACGACAGCACTCGACCGTCGTACCCCGCCGTAGCGATTCGCCGGCCGTCGGGGGCGAACTTTGCCGCGTAAACGGCGCCCCGGTGTTTGGTGAACTCGGTCAGCGGCGTGAACAGGTCGGTCGCGGCGTCGCGGCGCCAGACGATCGCCTTGCCGTCCTGGCCGGCAGTGACCAATCGGAGCCCGTCGGGCGAGAACTCGGCGGCCCAGATCCACCAGCTATGGCCGCGGAGCGTTTGCAGTTCCTTGCCAGTCGCCGCGTCCCAGAGGCGGACCGTGTCGTCGTAGCCTCCGGTCGCCAATTGGGAACCGTCGGGGGAGAAGCGAACGCAGAGGACCGCCTCCTCGTGTCCGACGAGCCGGGCGACGAGCTTGCCGTCGGCGGTACGGTAGACGTTGACGGCGCCATCGCTGCTGGCGGCGGCGAGCCGTTCGCCCGAGGGGTCGTAGGCGACGGCGTGGACGTACTGCCCTTGGGGCAATCGCACGAGCGGCTCGGCGTCGTCCGTCGACCAGATCGTCGCCGCTCCGTCCCAACCCCCGGCGGCAAAATGGCGTCCGTCGGGGGCGAAGTCGACCGCGTCGACCGGCGCCTGCAGGTCCCAGGCCCGCATGGCGAGTCGGCACAACCGATTCAGCCGACCCCACTCGAAGCCGCGCAGGTCCTCCGGGCACTGAGCGAGCAGCTCCTTGGCCCGGGCGAACGCGTTTTCCTCGATCTTGGCGCTCGCCAGTCCGATCCGGGCGACGTAGGCGGCGTACTCCTCCTGCTCGCGGGCGTCGACGGCGTCGGCCTCGGCGGCGACGGCCCGATCGCGCTCGGCGTCGGCCCGCACCTTCTCTGCTTCGGCCCGCTCTTTTTCCGTCTCGGCGCGTTCCCGTTCGGTGTTCGCCCGATCGCGCTCCGATTCGGCGGTCGCCTGGGCCTTCTCGGCCCGCTGGCGTTGCTCGGATTCTTTGCCGCGAGCTTCTTCGGCGGCCAGGTAGTTTTGTTTGGCCTCGCCCTCGGCCTTGACGGCCCGATCGCGCTGGACGAACGCCTCGTTCCGTTCCCGGCGGACCGCGACGTACGCTCCGGAGCCGATGACGACGACCGCCGCCGCGAGCGCCGCGACGGCGCCCTTGAGGAGCTTGATCCGCCGCTTGCGCGACTCCCGCTCGGCGCGGGCGTGCTGCAACTTTTCGACGACCGGGGCGTGCCGCGCCTCGGAGGTCGAGACCAGCGACAACCCGAGGTCGAGGTCCCCCTTGGCGAGCGCCAGCTCGGCGTACTGTTGCCGCGCGGCGACCAGCAGGTGTTCGGCGCGGCGGTTGTCGCGCCACAGCTCCAGCGCCTCTTCGAGCGCGTACATGCTGCGGGCGAACGGCTCGTAGTCGCTGGCTCCTTCGGCTGCGGCCAGCGTCTTGGCCGCGCTGTCGGTCAGCACGATGCTTTCGCTGTGCGATTGGTAGGTGCGGATCGCGTCCTGCATCGCCCGGACCGATGCGTAACGATCTTCGGGCTTCGTGGCCATTGCGTGCCGGGCGATCTCCATGAGCTCGCCGCCGGCGTCGACCGCCACGATTTTGTTCTTGGCCGCGGCCAGCAGGCAGTCCATGACCGTCTTGCCCGTGTGCGGCGGCCGACCGGAGACGATCTCGAACAGGATGGCGCCCAGCAGGTAGACGTCGCTGGAGGCGGTGACCGAGTCGATCGGCCCGCTGGCCATTTCGGGCGCCATGTACGCCGGGGTTCCTCCCATGGCGTTCGACTGGCTCACCGAGCCGGCGCCGGGAAACTCGGGGCTGATCCGCGCGAGGCCCCAGTCCATGACCAGCACCTCGCCGTAGTCGCCGAGCATGATGTTCTCGGGCTTCAGGTCGCGGTGAATCACCCCGTTGGCGTGGGCGAAGGCCACCGCGTCGGCGACGCGCAGCAGGATGTTCAGGTTGTCGTCCAGCGACTGCTCGGCGATCACCTTGTTCCAGGGGGTCCCTTTGACCTTCTTCATCGAGTAGAAGAGGGCCCCGTCCTTGTTCGACCCCAGGTCGTAGATCGGGACGATGTTCGGGTGATCGAGCTCGCCGGTGACGACCGCTTCGGAGATGAACTTGTCGCGCTGCTCGTCGGACTTTTCGCCGGCGCCCTTGAGCATCTTCACCGCGACGGTTCGGGCGATCGACGACTGACGAGCCGAGTAGACGACCCCCATTCCCCCCTCGCCCAACACGTCGAGCAGTTCGTAGTCGGGGGCGTCGTCCGGCGAGGCGATCGTCACGTTGTATTTCTTTTCGCCCGGAGCTGCGAGCGATCGCGACTTGACGACGATCGACGATCGCGAGGCCATTTTGCCGACGATCGTGTCTTTCTGCCGAATCGTGACGCCCGAGTTGCCGCCCCCCTGGGCGACGGCCGCTTCCCACTGCGAGGTGAGCATCGTCGCGGCGTCGGTCTCGACGTCGTGCGTCGAGGAGAACTCGATCGTCGCGTCGGCCCGCAATTCGATCGTCCCCGGCTTGCCTGCGGGGGTCGAGTCGGAGAGTTCCAGCGTATGGAGCGAGTCGTGTTCTGCCGACGCGCCGACGTCTTCGCCGGGAACCGAGGCGGCGATCGAGTCGAGATCGACCGTGAACTCGATCGTCTTCTCGCCGGCTCCTTGGATCGTGCGCCCCGGATCGTCCGCAGAGAGAGCCCCCCCGTCGATCGTGCCTTGCGAGGCGGCGAGCTCTTCCTCGGCGATCGTGCGATCGGCGACCCGACGCTGCGGCACGACCGGCAGCCGCGCGCCGCACGACCCGCACCGACCGGCGAGGCGAGACGCTTCATCAAGTTCAGTCTGGCAAGAGGGGCAGACGAGCATAGGAGGAGCGAGGGGTGAGAGGCGAGGCTTGAGGCGTGAATATCGAGACGTCAGCGCGGTCGGCGGCGACCGCCGTCTCCGCCGCGGGCTGCATTCAAATACCGCTTCCGTCGCGAGGCGTCGGCTGTCTTGGCATCCTTGCCGAACGTCTCGGCCGCGCGGCTGGTCAGCGCCAATCCTGCAGCGGTCAGCAGCCAGCGGTGCGACAAGCGCGGTGCGATCGCGCGTTGGTTGCCTGCCGACTCGGCGTCGGCGATGGGATCCGCGGAGGACGCCGCCGCCATCGAAGCGGGCTCGGCGGCGCGGCGCTCGACGGTTTCGTCCGTCGGAGGCAACGGCTCGGCGTGCGGCTTTGCCGCGTCGTCGGTCGGCGGCCGGTCGCGGGCGCCCTCGGTGTCGTCGCCGGGATCGATGAGTTTGCCGTTCCGCACGAACACTTCGATCACTAACCGCCGCGAACCGGTTTGCGGCTGGACGAGGTAGATCGCGTAGCGGTTGTCGGGCAGATTGCGGAACAGCCCGGGCAGGTCGCTGATCGCGTCGTTGGGGAGCCGGTAGCCCGCGCTCTGCGAGCCGTCGGGTTCGATGACTCGCAGCTCGAAGTATCGCTCGTCGCCGACCTTGGCCTCACCCGCGGCTCCGCGCTGGTCGAACGCCGTGCGCGATTGCACCGGGGGGACCGACTCGGTCGGCGCCGCCCCGCTGTCGGTGCGCGGCGGAAACTGGATCGCCGGCGGGCGGGCGGTCAGCTCGACGAAAAAGAACTCCTGCCCCGTTCCCGGGTTTGAGATGACGACGAACTGGACGTTGCTCTCGCCCTGCTGGATCACCCCCGGCGTGTGGAAATCGTCGTCGCGGATCTTGACCGTGATCGTGATGTCGGCCGCGGGGTTGAGCGGATCCGGGGGGCCCTGATATTGGTGCACCAGGACGAACGTCTCGGGGGTCGGCCCCGCGTAGACCGTCGCGACGACGAACCGGTCCGCCGGCGGCAGGTGGAGCTTGTCCCCCCAGTCGACCAGCACCTCGAACGAGTCGGCCCCCGGGTCGACGAACGACAAGGTCAGCGTGGTGGTCCCCGCCGACGTGACGTCGGTCGCCGCGAGCGGGTCGAGCGTCGGGTTGACGTTCAGCACGGTGACTTCGATCGTCTTCACGTCGACCCCGCCGTCGTCGTCGTACAGCGTGACGGTGATCGTGTACTTGTTGTCGGCGTCGTTGTCGGCGTAAAAGTGGCTCCCCGCAAAGCTGCCGGCGGTCAGCACGCCGGGCGAGCCGCTCGTGCGTACGTCGGGGGCCGCGAAGAACTCCAAGGGGGTCCCGTCTCCCCAGTCGATCGTGTAGGTGAACAACTCGGCCGTCTCGCCGCCGTTGGCCGCGTTGCCGGCGTTGAGCGGGTTGTCGAATCCAGGGTCGGTGAACGCGGCCAAATCGGGGATGACGAGCGTCTGCCCCTCGTTGATCACGTACTCGACGGTCGTCAGCGTGAGCGTCGGGGCGACGTTGTTCACCTGGATCTGGAAGGTGCGGCTCACGACCGGCCCGTCGTCGTCCGACAACTGCACCGTGACGGTGTACAGCCCGTTGTCGGCGTAGGTGTGGGGAGCATGGACCAATCCGGCGGTCGTGGGGACGCCGGGCGAGCCGCTCACCCGCGGGAAGACAGTCACCGGCACGATCGGCGTGCCGTCGCCCCAATCGATCGACACGCCGGTAAAAGTCTCCTCGACTTCGCCGCCGTTGGCCGCGTTGCCGGCGTTGAGCGGGTTGTCGAACCCGGGATCGGTCACCCCGACCCCCAAGCCGGCGAGCGTGAACGCCTGACCCTCGTCGACCGTCAGCGGCGCGTCGACGCCGGTGAGCGTCGGATCGACGTTCGTGACGGTCACCACGAAGGTCTGCAGCGCGACCCCGCCATCGTCGTCGAAGACCCGCACTTCGACCGTGTAGACGCCGTTGTCGGCGTAGATATGTTCCCCGCCGAACGAGCCGGCCGTGAGGACGCCGACCCCGCCGACCTGATCGATCGTCGGGACGCCCGCGTCCAGCGGCGTGCCGTCGCCCCAGTTGATCGTGTAGGTGAAGGTCTCCGCGACTTCGCCCCCGTTGGCCGGGTCGATCGTGTTGAGCGGGTTGTCGAACCCGGGGTCGGTGAACATGCCGATCACGGCGAGCGACAGCAGGCTCCCTTCGGCGATGGTCTGATCGCCGACGACCGCCAGGGCCGGGGCGACGTTGCTCACCACGACCGGGGCCGAGCCGAGGCCGATCCCCGTGTCGTCGTCGACGACCCGGGCTTGAACCGTGTACGTGCCGTTGTCGGCATAGACGTGAGTGGCGACGAAGGTGCGCCCCGTCGCGGGCCCGACGACCGTCGCCGTGCCGTCGCCCCAGTCGATTTCGACCGTGTGCGTGTCGAGCGACCCCGGGTCGACGAAGTCGACCTGCGCGATGAAGACGCTCCCCTCGTTTCCCGGGGCGATTGCGACCGTCACCGCCGAGGGGGCGACGTTACGGACCTCGACGGTCGTCATGGCGGACGTCTGCCCGCCGTCGTCGTCGCGGAGGGTGACGTTGATCTGGTAGACGTCGGTCGGGGTGCCGGTCGGGTTGTCGTCGAGATACTGGTGCGTGATGGTGAGCGTCCGCTCTCCGACGGCGAGCGTGACCGTCTCCAGCGGCGAACCGTCGCCCCAGTCGATCTCGACCGTGTGGACGTCGAGCGAACCGGGATCGTCGAACGACAGTTGCAGCGTGGCGACGCCGTTCTCGTCGATCGTCGCCGGGGGGACGAGCACCAGATTCGAGGGGGCGACGTTACGGACCTCGACGGTCGTCATGGCGGCAGCCTGCCCGCTGTCGTCGTCGCGGACGGTGACGTTGACTTGGTACACGTCGGCCGGGGTGCCGGTCGGGTTGTCGTCGAGATACTGGTGCGTGATGGCGAGCGTACGGGCTCCGACGGCGAGCGTGACCGTCTCCAACGGCGAGCCGTCCCCCCAGTCGATTTCGACCGTGTGGACGTCCAGCGAACCGGGATCGTCGAACGACAGGTTCAGCGTGGCGACGCCGTTTTCGTCGATCGTCGCGACCGGCTGCAGCACCAAGTTCGAGGGGGCGACGTTGCGGACCTCGACGGTCGTCATGGCGGACGTCTGCCCGCCGTCGTCGTCGCGGAGGGTAACGTTGATCTGGTAGACGTCGGTCGGGGTGCCGGTCGGGTTGTCATCGAGATACTGGTGCGTGATGGCGAGCGTACGGGCTCCGACGGCGAGCGTGACCGTCTCCAGCGGCGAACCGTCCCCCCAGTCGATCTCGACCGTGTGGACGTCGAGCGAACCGGGATCGTCGAACGAAAGTTGCAGCGTGGCGACGCCGTTCTCGTCGATCGTCGCGACCGGCTGCAGGATCAAGTTCGAGGGGGCGACGTTGCGGACCACGACCGACGCGCCGCCGGTGACCTCGCCCCCGTCGTCGTCGAGCACGCGGACCTGTACCGCGTACGTGTCTTGCGACGTGCCCGTGGGGTTGTCGTCGAGATACTGGTGTGCGGCTGTCAGCGTGCGGGCTCCCGGCGCCACGGCGATGACCTGCAGCGGCGAACCGTCCCCCCAGTCGATTTCGACCGTGTGCGTGTCGAGCGATCCCGGGTCGACGAACGACAGGTTCAATGTCGCCGCGCCGTTTTCGTCGATCGCTGCGATCGGGTCGATCACGAGATTCGACGGCGGCACGTTATTGACGCGGATCACCCCGGTCGCGAC from Pirellulales bacterium harbors:
- a CDS encoding PKD domain-containing protein is translated as MQRSARRRWRAWRRSWSELLGLPTPATRLEPMLAPRVLEPRRLLDAAGPGLALDALMTSGDHVQAAPLAPAGGGGATADSVPAAGSPGNTAPSNLVIAPLAPINEGQVAELLFEFTDPDATDSHTVEIDWGDGSPVESFSLVAGSRFFGTTHQYLDDNPTATPLDLNTIGVKVIDGSGESVEGTATIQVSNVAPSNLQLQLQSVINENNLATLELTFSDPGTLDTHTIEIDWGDGSPIETFALTPGTRDFNTTYQYLDDNPTGTPFDLNTVTVRVIDDDGGVGVATGTILVNNVPPSNLQLQLQSVINENNLATLELTFSDPGTLDTHTIEIDWGDGSPIETFALTLGTRDFNTTHQYLDDNPTGTPFDLNTVTVRVIDDDGGEAVATGVIRVNNVPPSNLVIDPIAAIDENGAATLNLSFVDPGSLDTHTVEIDWGDGSPLQVIAVAPGARTLTAAHQYLDDNPTGTSQDTYAVQVRVLDDDGGEVTGGASVVVRNVAPSNLILQPVATIDENGVATLQLSFDDPGSLDVHTVEIDWGDGSPLETVTLAVGARTLAITHQYLDDNPTGTPTDVYQINVTLRDDDGGQTSAMTTVEVRNVAPSNLVLQPVATIDENGVATLNLSFDDPGSLDVHTVEIDWGDGSPLETVTLAVGARTLAITHQYLDDNPTGTPADVYQVNVTVRDDDSGQAAAMTTVEVRNVAPSNLVLVPPATIDENGVATLQLSFDDPGSLDVHTVEIDWGDGSPLETVTLAVGERTLTITHQYLDDNPTGTPTDVYQINVTLRDDDGGQTSAMTTVEVRNVAPSAVTVAIAPGNEGSVFIAQVDFVDPGSLDTHTVEIDWGDGTATVVGPATGRTFVATHVYADNGTYTVQARVVDDDTGIGLGSAPVVVSNVAPALAVVGDQTIAEGSLLSLAVIGMFTDPGFDNPLNTIDPANGGEVAETFTYTINWGDGTPLDAGVPTIDQVGGVGVLTAGSFGGEHIYADNGVYTVEVRVFDDDGGVALQTFVVTVTNVDPTLTGVDAPLTVDEGQAFTLAGLGVGVTDPGFDNPLNAGNAANGGEVEETFTGVSIDWGDGTPIVPVTVFPRVSGSPGVPTTAGLVHAPHTYADNGLYTVTVQLSDDDGPVVSRTFQIQVNNVAPTLTLTTVEYVINEGQTLVIPDLAAFTDPGFDNPLNAGNAANGGETAELFTYTIDWGDGTPLEFFAAPDVRTSGSPGVLTAGSFAGSHFYADNDADNKYTITVTLYDDDGGVDVKTIEVTVLNVNPTLDPLAATDVTSAGTTTLTLSFVDPGADSFEVLVDWGDKLHLPPADRFVVATVYAGPTPETFVLVHQYQGPPDPLNPAADITITVKIRDDDFHTPGVIQQGESNVQFVVISNPGTGQEFFFVELTARPPAIQFPPRTDSGAAPTESVPPVQSRTAFDQRGAAGEAKVGDERYFELRVIEPDGSQSAGYRLPNDAISDLPGLFRNLPDNRYAIYLVQPQTGSRRLVIEVFVRNGKLIDPGDDTEGARDRPPTDDAAKPHAEPLPPTDETVERRAAEPASMAAASSADPIADAESAGNQRAIAPRLSHRWLLTAAGLALTSRAAETFGKDAKTADASRRKRYLNAARGGDGGRRRPR